From a single Leptospira levettii genomic region:
- a CDS encoding CAP domain-containing protein, which yields MKLHTIKHQTPKQKKHSLLGISFLVLFVFTLCKTPEVKKAPVVVVEQPKKVEQVIEKQDPNLAFLESIEDGRELPDSDKWKVEQYESFNEDTFPSYGPANATIDFAKVDYPLLNAAIFYVTSKERKQLGLRPFKYSERCEQAAFGHAQDMVTYDFYSHTSTVNGKETLKDRLDLVGVSETYSAENIINAFGIQYQSGRPVFTPAQNGGPFFSYTKAGTPIPNHTYLSLAKAVVEVWFNSPGHRKNILNPEFNYMGAGAYFYKDKKFFDVDKVKAVQVFTGKP from the coding sequence ATGAAATTACACACAATCAAACACCAAACACCAAAACAAAAAAAACATTCTCTTTTAGGAATTAGTTTTTTAGTTCTCTTTGTTTTCACTTTGTGCAAAACTCCGGAAGTTAAAAAGGCTCCTGTTGTAGTGGTGGAACAACCTAAAAAAGTAGAACAAGTGATTGAAAAACAAGATCCTAACTTAGCATTTTTAGAAAGTATCGAAGATGGAAGGGAACTTCCCGATTCAGACAAATGGAAAGTAGAACAGTATGAGTCTTTTAATGAGGATACATTTCCTTCCTATGGCCCTGCAAATGCCACAATCGATTTTGCAAAAGTAGACTATCCTTTGTTAAATGCTGCTATCTTTTATGTAACATCGAAAGAAAGAAAACAATTGGGATTACGACCATTTAAGTATTCAGAACGTTGCGAACAAGCTGCCTTTGGACATGCACAGGACATGGTAACATATGATTTTTATTCACATACAAGCACAGTGAATGGTAAAGAAACACTAAAGGATCGGTTGGATTTGGTAGGTGTTTCAGAAACTTATTCCGCTGAAAATATCATCAATGCATTTGGAATCCAATACCAAAGTGGACGACCTGTTTTCACACCTGCACAAAATGGTGGTCCATTTTTCAGCTACACAAAGGCAGGAACACCTATCCCAAACCATACTTACTTAAGTTTAGCAAAAGCTGTGGTGGAAGTATGGTTCAATTCTCCAGGGCACAGAAAGAACATTCTCAATCCAGAGTTTAATTATATGGGAGCAGGGGCTTACTTTTATAAGGATAAAAAATTCTTTGATGTAGATAAAGTCAAAGCAGTGCAGGTTTTCACAGGAAAACCGTAA
- a CDS encoding YceI family protein, with the protein MKKLIITFIILLSGMQLHAIEVSKKKIEFFVEHTTKNVTGVCNEIQMGNPNLQGSNGKYNLKSPFEIKIPILKISTGDSNRDSHMQEILGYPDTPFVQVKIESILPSKTNEQNYTIKGKLMIHGNTRDFSTDANVKVLESGEFQVDGIVVVKFSEFELENPSLLFMKAKDEIQVRYHFEFK; encoded by the coding sequence ATGAAAAAGTTAATCATAACATTCATCATTTTATTGTCTGGAATGCAATTGCATGCAATTGAAGTTTCAAAAAAGAAAATTGAATTTTTTGTCGAACATACAACTAAAAATGTAACAGGTGTTTGCAATGAAATCCAAATGGGAAACCCTAACTTACAAGGCTCAAATGGAAAATACAATTTAAAGAGTCCGTTTGAAATCAAAATTCCAATTTTAAAAATTTCAACCGGTGATTCCAATCGTGATTCCCATATGCAAGAAATTTTAGGTTACCCCGATACACCTTTTGTCCAAGTCAAAATAGAATCGATTTTACCTTCGAAAACAAACGAACAAAACTATACCATCAAAGGTAAATTGATGATCCATGGAAATACGAGGGATTTTTCGACTGATGCAAATGTAAAAGTTTTGGAATCAGGTGAGTTCCAAGTAGACGGTATTGTGGTTGTAAAATTTTCTGAATTTGAATTGGAAAATCCATCCTTACTCTTTATGAAAGCAAAAGATGAAATCCAAGTGAGATATCATTTCGAATTCAAATAA
- a CDS encoding AEC family transporter, translating to MENFLLLGICFGLGLLFRRLPQFPENTPKVLNGFILFVSLPSLVLYHVHELKINISALMPTSMPWLVFGFALVFFLILYKLKIMTFPTTVCLVLTAGLGNTSFVGFPLLETYLGKESLGYGILADQLGTFMVLSFPGIILASIAMDGKWDIVTLVKRVLGFAPIYALVFAILTRQIEYPNSLKIVLLRLGDTLTPLALVSVGFMLDLRTSAGHGKYLLIGLGFKLVLAPILVYYVYRPIQNDQLLFQTILLESAMAPMVTSTVITIEKNISPHLASLMLGIGIPLSFLTTYCLNFLIKGNFI from the coding sequence ATGGAGAATTTTTTATTATTGGGAATTTGTTTTGGTCTTGGATTACTCTTTCGAAGACTGCCACAGTTTCCCGAAAACACTCCTAAAGTTCTGAATGGATTTATCCTTTTTGTTTCTTTACCTTCACTCGTCTTGTACCATGTACATGAATTAAAAATCAATATTTCTGCACTCATGCCAACATCAATGCCCTGGTTGGTATTTGGATTTGCATTGGTGTTTTTTTTGATTTTGTATAAACTTAAAATTATGACATTTCCAACCACTGTTTGTTTGGTATTAACAGCAGGTCTTGGAAATACTTCCTTTGTAGGATTTCCATTATTAGAAACTTATCTTGGTAAGGAATCGTTGGGATATGGAATTCTTGCAGACCAACTTGGTACCTTTATGGTGCTCAGTTTTCCTGGGATCATACTTGCCTCGATTGCAATGGATGGTAAATGGGATATTGTAACCTTGGTCAAACGAGTCCTTGGTTTTGCTCCTATTTATGCTTTGGTTTTTGCAATATTAACCAGACAGATTGAGTATCCAAATTCATTAAAGATCGTATTGCTACGACTAGGTGATACTTTGACACCTCTTGCTTTGGTATCTGTAGGATTTATGTTAGATCTGCGAACAAGTGCAGGACATGGAAAGTATTTACTAATCGGATTAGGATTTAAATTGGTCTTAGCTCCTATTCTAGTATATTACGTTTATAGACCAATCCAAAACGACCAATTATTATTCCAAACCATACTATTGGAATCGGCTATGGCACCAATGGTCACATCAACTGTCATAACAATTGAAAAAAACATATCACCACATTTAGCGAGTCTTATGTTAGGAATTGGAATACCATTGTCTTTTCTTACGACATATTGTTTGAATTTTTTAATTAAAGGAAACTTCATTTGA
- a CDS encoding SLC13 family permease: protein MIRAGLLFSTLSVFPAIFGLYQTWLGLTPAQEINLAIALVVSFLWVTELIPLYVTGFLVLFLELVWLIPGWGPGAPKTITFLSCYFSETILLFLGGFVISSAISFYGLDVDIAKFVIKNTKGSAFLLVLSLGFATAFLSCFMNNTATAAMMLGLVSSMMKSLEDTSPLRKSILFIVPFSANLGGIGTPVGTLPNVIGIAYLQEKGFQIGFLDWMAFAFPVFILSVLALAGILYIVYLKKEKSIQSIRLIQVREENTSVSSQRKYISILIILITIFGWISSDWHGISNGTVALFPVIVFFGFSLLDLKEFRNLSWDVLILMGGGIALGKAFEETGLAKHFVTLLMLGDSSQLGLFLFFSILSLFLSCFLSNTSVANLILPISMGLPTDLILPAAIGATIGASLAMPLPVSTPPNALAFSYGGIRSFEMVKIGGSISIVAWVFFTVVGGFLLHQLHIVDFSKF, encoded by the coding sequence ATGATTCGAGCAGGCCTTCTATTTTCGACTCTTTCCGTTTTTCCAGCCATCTTTGGCTTATACCAAACTTGGCTTGGTCTTACCCCCGCCCAAGAAATCAATTTAGCGATTGCCCTCGTCGTATCCTTTCTTTGGGTCACAGAACTCATCCCATTATATGTCACAGGATTTTTGGTTCTTTTTTTAGAGTTGGTCTGGTTAATTCCTGGTTGGGGTCCAGGTGCTCCAAAAACGATTACTTTTTTATCTTGTTATTTTTCAGAGACCATCTTACTTTTCTTAGGTGGATTTGTGATCTCAAGTGCGATTAGTTTTTATGGTCTTGATGTGGACATTGCCAAATTTGTGATCAAAAATACGAAAGGTTCAGCATTTTTATTAGTTTTATCATTAGGTTTTGCCACTGCCTTTTTGTCCTGCTTCATGAATAATACGGCAACAGCTGCCATGATGTTAGGACTTGTCTCTTCCATGATGAAATCGTTAGAGGATACTAGCCCTTTACGAAAATCAATTTTGTTTATTGTTCCTTTTTCCGCAAATTTAGGAGGGATTGGAACTCCTGTTGGTACCCTTCCCAATGTGATTGGAATTGCCTATTTACAAGAAAAAGGATTTCAGATTGGATTTTTGGATTGGATGGCGTTTGCGTTTCCGGTCTTCATACTTTCTGTTTTGGCTCTTGCTGGAATTTTGTACATTGTGTACTTAAAAAAAGAAAAATCCATCCAATCAATTCGGTTGATCCAAGTAAGAGAGGAGAACACATCTGTTTCTTCCCAGAGAAAATATATCTCGATATTGATCATTCTCATCACAATCTTCGGATGGATTAGTTCTGATTGGCACGGAATTTCGAATGGAACTGTCGCCTTATTTCCAGTGATTGTTTTTTTTGGATTTTCCCTTTTGGATCTAAAGGAATTTCGAAATTTATCCTGGGATGTTCTAATCTTAATGGGAGGTGGAATTGCCCTTGGGAAAGCATTTGAAGAAACTGGACTTGCCAAACATTTTGTTACCTTGTTAATGTTAGGTGACTCGAGTCAGTTAGGATTGTTTTTATTTTTTTCGATTTTGTCTTTGTTTCTCTCTTGTTTTCTCAGTAACACAAGTGTTGCCAATTTGATCCTACCCATTTCCATGGGTCTTCCTACAGATCTCATTTTACCTGCGGCCATTGGCGCAACCATCGGTGCCTCTCTAGCGATGCCACTGCCTGTCTCAACACCTCCCAATGCATTAGCTTTCAGTTATGGTGGCATTCGGAGCTTCGAAATGGTAAAAATTGGTGGGTCCATTTCTATCGTAGCATGGGTCTTTTTTACCGTTGTGGGCGGATTCCTTTTGCACCAATTACACATTGTGGATTTTTCTAAGTTTTAA
- a CDS encoding molecular chaperone DnaJ codes for MVQKTETKKSKQILHDVIFELQNVSEAMQWFLSYDRLSELLEIRKEECLRKVYQFKANKPQMTLSGGFHEVDGDLLVDFLAWNLELDEVAEEFLKGGIFFSERPLYELRESYKSLIQKTIANHKLDQELLLLLTAATIDFDDAVDSYLMDKFEIDFFVRRSIHQFLEKFEIHPEFGAEEFLYEYLKSLIPTKILNFRDITREFRDRTYYELYGRFRETKKKKKKKAVQSVSTEVKDLLTFFDLEPGATIVDVKKKFKELLKKYHPDINKKGEEMTKRIILKYNRLVELIGT; via the coding sequence ATGGTCCAAAAAACGGAAACAAAAAAGTCCAAACAGATTTTGCACGATGTCATTTTTGAACTGCAAAACGTTTCCGAAGCCATGCAGTGGTTTTTGTCATATGACCGACTTTCCGAACTCTTAGAAATCCGAAAGGAAGAATGCCTACGCAAAGTTTACCAATTTAAAGCAAACAAACCGCAAATGACACTTTCTGGTGGATTCCATGAAGTTGATGGTGACCTACTAGTCGATTTTTTAGCTTGGAATTTAGAATTAGATGAAGTCGCCGAAGAATTTTTAAAGGGTGGTATTTTTTTTAGCGAACGACCGTTATATGAACTCCGAGAATCCTATAAATCTCTCATCCAAAAAACAATCGCTAACCACAAGTTGGACCAAGAACTTTTGCTTCTACTGACTGCTGCAACTATCGATTTTGATGATGCAGTGGATTCTTATCTCATGGATAAGTTTGAGATTGATTTTTTTGTACGTAGGTCTATCCATCAGTTTTTAGAAAAATTTGAAATCCATCCTGAATTTGGTGCCGAAGAATTTTTGTATGAATATTTAAAAAGTCTGATCCCTACAAAAATATTAAATTTTCGTGATATCACTCGAGAATTCCGAGATCGCACCTATTATGAATTATATGGTAGATTTAGAGAAACCAAAAAGAAAAAGAAGAAAAAAGCCGTTCAATCTGTATCTACAGAAGTAAAAGATCTTCTCACTTTTTTTGATTTAGAACCTGGTGCAACGATCGTTGATGTAAAAAAGAAATTCAAAGAATTATTAAAAAAATACCATCCAGATATCAACAAAAAGGGAGAAGAGATGACCAAACGAATTATATTAAAATACAATCGTTTGGTAGAGTTGATAGGAACTTAG
- a CDS encoding acyl-CoA dehydrogenase family protein has protein sequence MSHHISEHPSLQPFDISEYKGLRGKNFYDMDPALQRMVERYSETYDPSHKQAMVDHIRKYGELVGGILDELTEECHKEGKYGEVIKYDRTGKRIDFVKYSEEQKLARKISYDHGVVNLDFHPEWKYEFTHIHRYALTYLMNLNGEGGVACPLAMTDGMILALKKIGTEEQKKKYLPLVAGKGSESHFMAGQYVTERVGGSNVSANRTLAKKLPNGKWELTGEKWFCSNPGDLWVTTAKIEGTNTVGMFLVPRIKENGELNGHHILRKKDIIGSRGKITVEIIYDRVEAEEFGRPGHGLVNLIRYIIKTSRLHVGLGSCGNARRSVMEASEYAKFRTAYGKKILEFPSFVKTLAEMQILQTTNSFVNFRSVHLTEISHDAAEITVPLLKYKSSSQASYITQKAILTLGGNGIIGDFSPLPRLHNDSIINETWEGTHLIITDHCLHALQKPKVYLAFQSLLDELTAHVGEISELNTVNTIFQEKRKELTHCLKEESKDWKDMNRVYIADLTYQVFVLAELIEQTVHDVKAKLPTKYLYFAKGYAEMVRDGMEAPRKKDGVFFEPKALETFLSF, from the coding sequence ATGAGTCACCATATTTCTGAACATCCATCTTTACAACCTTTTGATATTTCCGAGTACAAAGGACTACGTGGTAAGAATTTTTACGATATGGATCCAGCCTTACAAAGGATGGTAGAAAGATATTCTGAAACATACGATCCATCTCACAAACAAGCGATGGTAGATCACATCCGGAAATACGGGGAGTTGGTAGGTGGGATATTAGATGAACTCACCGAAGAGTGCCATAAAGAAGGAAAGTATGGGGAAGTGATCAAATATGATCGAACTGGAAAACGAATTGATTTTGTAAAATACTCTGAGGAACAAAAATTAGCACGGAAAATATCCTATGACCATGGTGTTGTCAATTTAGATTTCCACCCAGAATGGAAATACGAATTCACACATATTCATCGTTATGCGCTAACGTATTTAATGAATTTAAATGGAGAAGGTGGAGTCGCGTGTCCGTTGGCAATGACGGATGGAATGATCCTTGCTTTAAAAAAAATAGGAACAGAAGAACAAAAGAAAAAATACTTACCTCTTGTTGCCGGCAAAGGAAGCGAGTCTCATTTTATGGCGGGTCAATATGTGACTGAACGAGTGGGTGGAAGTAATGTGTCTGCCAACCGGACGTTAGCGAAAAAACTTCCTAACGGCAAATGGGAGTTAACGGGAGAAAAATGGTTTTGTTCCAATCCAGGTGATTTGTGGGTAACAACTGCAAAAATCGAAGGAACGAATACAGTTGGAATGTTTTTGGTTCCACGAATCAAAGAGAATGGAGAACTGAATGGCCATCATATCCTTCGCAAAAAAGACATCATTGGTTCTCGTGGAAAAATTACTGTGGAGATCATTTATGATCGTGTGGAAGCTGAAGAATTTGGTCGTCCTGGCCATGGTCTTGTCAATTTAATTCGATATATCATCAAAACATCCCGTCTTCATGTTGGTCTTGGTTCCTGTGGAAATGCTAGGCGATCTGTAATGGAAGCATCGGAATATGCAAAGTTTCGAACAGCTTATGGGAAAAAAATCTTAGAATTTCCATCCTTTGTGAAAACACTTGCTGAGATGCAAATTCTACAAACGACAAATAGTTTTGTAAATTTTCGCTCAGTTCACCTAACCGAAATTTCTCATGATGCAGCAGAAATCACAGTTCCACTTCTAAAATACAAATCATCATCACAAGCAAGTTATATCACACAAAAAGCAATATTAACATTGGGTGGAAATGGTATTATTGGAGATTTTTCTCCATTACCAAGATTACATAATGATTCCATTATCAATGAAACTTGGGAAGGAACACATTTGATCATTACTGATCATTGTTTGCATGCGTTACAAAAACCAAAAGTATATCTTGCATTCCAATCTCTACTTGATGAATTAACGGCCCACGTTGGAGAAATTTCAGAATTAAATACTGTCAATACAATCTTCCAAGAAAAACGTAAAGAGTTAACTCATTGTTTGAAAGAAGAGTCCAAAGATTGGAAAGACATGAATCGTGTATACATCGCAGATTTAACGTACCAAGTATTTGTTTTGGCAGAATTGATAGAACAAACTGTCCACGATGTTAAGGCAAAATTACCTACAAAGTATTTATATTTTGCGAAAGGATATGCGGAAATGGTTCGTGATGGAATGGAAGCACCAAGGAAAAAAGATGGTGTGTTTTTTGAACCTAAAGCGCTTGAGACGTTTCTTTCTTTTTAA
- a CDS encoding DMT family transporter, which produces MNIKFLLLLILAMVSWGFSWPIAKMIAGSVPVPVLVFWRFLATFLSVIPILFVMRLPIRLKSGTDYWNVLIGGIIYTLYNQFFFLGLKNGLPGAGGVLVTTLNPIVTFFIVFLVQKKSISKRQVLGLFFGFIGGLVILQVWKISIDYLLLSGNLFFLLCSFVWAILSLNSQKTGKSMSPITYSFYVYGVGSILELLFCWNDPHFWKVWDFGYTFWFAIFYLTVISTTFGTTVYFYAATRLGSEIASSFIFIVPLSAYLSSYLILDEVVQIPVIIGGALAMLAVYLINSKHKKKETIIS; this is translated from the coding sequence TTGAACATTAAATTTTTATTACTTCTGATTCTTGCGATGGTTTCTTGGGGATTCTCTTGGCCTATTGCCAAGATGATTGCAGGTTCTGTTCCAGTCCCAGTATTAGTGTTTTGGAGGTTTCTTGCTACTTTTTTATCTGTGATACCAATTTTGTTTGTTATGCGATTGCCAATACGTTTAAAATCAGGAACGGATTATTGGAATGTCCTCATCGGAGGAATCATTTATACGTTATACAATCAATTTTTCTTTTTGGGTTTAAAGAATGGATTACCAGGAGCTGGTGGTGTTCTTGTTACAACTTTAAATCCAATTGTAACGTTTTTTATCGTTTTTCTAGTTCAAAAAAAATCAATAAGCAAACGACAAGTATTAGGTCTATTTTTTGGATTTATTGGTGGTCTGGTGATTCTACAAGTATGGAAAATCAGTATCGATTATCTTTTGTTATCTGGTAATTTATTCTTTTTGTTATGTTCCTTTGTCTGGGCAATACTTTCACTGAATAGTCAAAAAACAGGGAAATCAATGTCTCCAATTACTTATAGTTTTTATGTCTATGGTGTTGGATCAATTTTAGAACTTTTGTTCTGTTGGAATGACCCTCACTTTTGGAAGGTCTGGGATTTTGGTTATACCTTTTGGTTTGCAATTTTTTATCTGACTGTGATCTCAACTACCTTTGGAACAACTGTTTATTTTTATGCAGCCACAAGACTTGGATCCGAAATTGCGAGTAGTTTCATTTTTATCGTTCCTCTTTCTGCTTATTTGAGTAGTTATTTGATTTTGGATGAAGTGGTACAAATCCCTGTTATCATTGGTGGTGCGTTGGCAATGTTGGCAGTTTATCTGATCAACTCCAAACACAAAAAGAAGGAAACAATCATTTCATGA
- a CDS encoding 1-acyl-sn-glycerol-3-phosphate acyltransferase, which yields MQITYNDLKQAVLGSGPMGIIIASLLAEKYDSITLWIPDKEFVELLKKRRQTEIMGKTIELPDHIDIVSSLDAFGRDDWAFHIAVPSRSFLDSVHSLIEVLEPFNNYVFSFLTKGILDSKNRKKTGFITYSQYLQNYLSERNFNNASVAVVNGPSLLGEILEEKFSFFNIGSSDKYTAEYLSEVYTSHFINTSITDDVIGMEIVGVAKNPMAIASGIVSLLPRYGSNLLGEILSVGFQEVRDLAMRYGARPDTVMGRSGLADFITTATSNKSRNRGFGQKIVGELLSGGEKLSIKDRIEIFFAPRSFIERESTKWHDNVEGTYALSILIELANEIRLPFTLHRTLFDVLTRKQPPGSLIDLICGKKTEAKNIPLVVQKKVGLNLTSGIDFHNLLVDRIMKQISNVPGTISRVKKQSSAVIESTQKRLTKAKRKKQKLEEVKFESEIEIWQRFQNCQKDEELTSIKELVRFYVSEIADNYSPTVRESVLRFVAPIRLFSGGFLKGSMIPHIGGKTEVVKALSSKYNLLYAPTHRSHLDSVEVAYSLFHLGLPVPRYAAGINLMSNPFWEWMLKSLGAYAVDRERTRNSLYLECLTLYSQVMLEQGIPSLVYPEGTRSRTGAIVPVKTGLLTTAVNAFRSSGTEIVIVPISVSYETVPEDNQFCNMPEELGMAGFLAKRSNVYVEFCDPIPISEYAHTEDPTIELSYRITKGWKQYHKILPNQIVAKILVENDYSVEVSQSTMLIEDFISRHEGNYLIRDPEEIWEKGKKILEKRKMIEEANRMVHSKNDALLLYYASMIPEDEDKKY from the coding sequence ATGCAAATAACCTATAACGACTTAAAACAAGCAGTTTTGGGTAGTGGCCCAATGGGTATCATTATCGCTTCCCTACTGGCTGAAAAGTATGATTCTATCACTTTATGGATTCCTGACAAAGAATTTGTGGAACTCCTAAAGAAACGCCGCCAAACAGAAATTATGGGAAAGACAATTGAACTTCCCGATCACATTGACATCGTGTCAAGTTTAGATGCATTTGGGCGAGACGATTGGGCATTTCATATAGCAGTTCCTTCCCGGTCATTTTTGGACAGTGTCCACAGCCTCATTGAAGTTTTGGAACCATTTAATAATTATGTATTTTCCTTTTTGACAAAAGGAATTTTAGATTCTAAAAATCGTAAAAAAACTGGATTCATCACCTACTCTCAATATTTACAAAACTACCTAAGCGAAAGGAATTTTAATAATGCTTCTGTGGCTGTCGTTAACGGCCCTTCTCTTTTAGGAGAAATCTTAGAAGAAAAATTCAGTTTTTTCAATATAGGTTCATCTGATAAATACACAGCTGAATACTTATCTGAGGTTTATACATCCCATTTCATCAACACTTCTATCACTGATGATGTGATTGGTATGGAAATTGTGGGTGTTGCTAAAAACCCAATGGCGATTGCCAGTGGGATTGTATCCTTACTGCCTCGTTATGGATCGAATTTACTTGGAGAAATACTTTCTGTAGGTTTCCAAGAAGTGAGAGACCTTGCTATGCGTTATGGTGCAAGACCTGACACTGTGATGGGTAGATCTGGACTCGCAGATTTTATCACAACTGCAACAAGTAACAAAAGTCGAAATAGAGGGTTTGGTCAAAAGATTGTCGGTGAACTTCTGTCAGGTGGAGAAAAATTAAGCATCAAAGATCGAATTGAAATCTTTTTTGCTCCTCGTTCCTTCATTGAGAGAGAATCCACAAAATGGCATGATAACGTAGAAGGAACCTACGCACTCAGCATTCTCATCGAACTTGCCAATGAAATTCGCCTACCCTTTACCCTGCACAGAACTTTATTTGATGTATTAACGCGTAAACAACCACCTGGATCACTTATCGATTTAATCTGTGGTAAAAAAACAGAAGCAAAAAACATTCCACTTGTAGTTCAAAAAAAAGTGGGGCTCAATCTTACTTCTGGAATTGATTTTCATAATCTATTAGTAGATCGAATTATGAAACAAATCAGCAATGTTCCAGGAACCATTAGCAGAGTGAAAAAACAATCTTCTGCAGTCATTGAATCCACACAAAAACGACTCACAAAAGCAAAACGTAAAAAACAAAAATTAGAAGAAGTAAAGTTTGAATCAGAAATCGAAATTTGGCAACGGTTCCAAAATTGCCAGAAAGATGAAGAACTCACATCCATCAAAGAGTTGGTTCGTTTTTATGTAAGCGAAATCGCTGATAATTACAGCCCAACTGTACGTGAATCTGTTTTACGATTTGTTGCACCAATTCGATTGTTTTCTGGTGGTTTTCTCAAAGGTTCAATGATCCCACATATCGGTGGTAAAACGGAAGTTGTAAAAGCTCTCTCTTCCAAATATAATTTGTTATATGCACCAACTCACAGATCTCATTTAGATTCAGTTGAAGTTGCCTATTCGCTTTTTCATTTAGGATTACCTGTTCCTCGTTATGCGGCTGGCATCAATTTAATGTCCAACCCATTTTGGGAATGGATGTTAAAATCGTTGGGTGCATATGCAGTGGATCGAGAACGAACTAGGAATAGTTTGTATCTTGAATGTTTGACATTATATTCACAAGTGATGCTTGAACAAGGGATTCCGTCTCTAGTATATCCTGAAGGAACCAGATCAAGAACAGGTGCAATTGTCCCAGTAAAAACTGGACTCCTAACTACAGCAGTGAATGCATTCAGAAGTTCTGGGACAGAGATTGTGATCGTACCAATTTCTGTCTCATATGAAACTGTTCCTGAAGATAACCAGTTCTGCAATATGCCAGAAGAACTTGGGATGGCAGGATTTTTAGCAAAACGATCCAATGTATACGTTGAATTTTGTGACCCGATCCCGATTTCGGAATATGCTCATACAGAAGATCCTACCATTGAATTAAGTTATCGTATCACAAAGGGTTGGAAACAATACCATAAGATTTTACCAAATCAAATTGTTGCAAAGATCTTAGTGGAGAATGATTATTCGGTAGAAGTTTCTCAGAGTACGATGTTAATTGAAGACTTTATTTCAAGACATGAAGGTAATTATTTGATCCGGGATCCTGAGGAAATTTGGGAGAAAGGTAAAAAGATATTAGAAAAACGTAAAATGATAGAAGAGGCTAACCGTATGGTTCATTCCAAAAATGACGCTCTTTTATTGTATTACGCAAGTATGATTCCAGAAGATGAAGACAAAAAATACTAA
- a CDS encoding DUF4442 domain-containing protein, translating to MSWKKRFKIWLYNFYPPYIGAGIRIKKIAKDLTSFEVEMKLSFYNQNYVGVHFGGSLYSMCDPFFMLILLETLGPDYIVWDKIGSMSFIKPGKGKVKARFFIPEEEIQRIKTEIEAKRKGEFHFTTNVLDESNHIVATLDKTIYIRKRGKLPIQNV from the coding sequence ATCTCTTGGAAAAAAAGATTTAAGATTTGGTTGTATAATTTTTACCCACCTTACATAGGTGCGGGGATACGGATTAAAAAAATAGCAAAGGATTTAACTTCATTCGAAGTGGAAATGAAGTTAAGTTTTTACAATCAAAATTACGTTGGTGTACATTTTGGTGGTTCTTTGTACTCAATGTGTGATCCATTTTTTATGTTAATTCTATTGGAAACTTTAGGTCCTGATTATATAGTTTGGGATAAAATTGGATCGATGAGCTTTATCAAACCAGGTAAAGGAAAAGTAAAAGCCAGATTTTTTATCCCAGAAGAAGAAATCCAAAGGATCAAAACTGAAATTGAGGCAAAACGAAAAGGAGAATTTCATTTTACCACAAATGTATTGGATGAATCGAATCACATAGTTGCTACACTAGATAAAACAATTTACATTCGGAAACGAGGAAAACTTCCGATTCAGAATGTATAA
- a CDS encoding SanA/YdcF family protein → MTNRDSYINKTLRFLSRVKWKSLFLRLLVIFGILSFVTLASNLGFWLLYENSVHTNHPSEIPEADVAIVPGAAVYGKTPSPILMDRLACGLELYKAGKVKKILLSGDNGKTDYNELRPMLEYMLSHHVKPDDIFVDHAGFRTLDTLIRAKEVFLVTKAIFVSQSFFLPRAMYLGKELELELYGYECNLRTYKKETYYLFREFSARMLAWWDIQWDTPPKYLGKPYPIEGSGMSTWKGSIPISIPK, encoded by the coding sequence ATGACGAACCGCGATTCCTACATAAATAAGACGCTCCGATTCCTTTCACGGGTCAAGTGGAAATCCCTGTTTCTGCGATTGTTGGTTATTTTTGGAATTCTTAGTTTTGTCACATTGGCATCCAATTTAGGATTTTGGCTTCTATATGAAAACTCTGTTCACACCAATCATCCTTCGGAAATCCCTGAGGCAGATGTTGCCATTGTTCCTGGTGCTGCCGTGTATGGAAAAACACCATCTCCTATCCTCATGGACCGTTTGGCTTGCGGATTGGAACTCTACAAAGCAGGTAAGGTCAAAAAAATCTTACTCTCTGGTGATAATGGGAAAACAGATTATAACGAACTTCGACCAATGCTCGAGTACATGTTGTCCCACCACGTGAAACCCGATGATATTTTTGTGGACCATGCTGGTTTTCGGACATTGGATACACTCATCCGAGCAAAAGAAGTGTTTCTGGTTACTAAAGCTATTTTTGTAAGCCAGTCCTTTTTTTTACCGAGAGCGATGTATCTTGGAAAAGAGTTAGAACTAGAGTTATACGGTTACGAATGCAATTTACGAACCTATAAAAAAGAAACCTATTATTTGTTTCGAGAATTTTCGGCGAGGATGCTTGCTTGGTGGGACATCCAATGGGACACACCTCCCAAGTATTTAGGAAAACCGTATCCTATTGAAGGGAGTGGGATGAGCACTTGGAAAGGATCAATACCAATCTCGATTCCGAAATGA